The Leishmania panamensis strain MHOM/PA/94/PSC-1 chromosome 5 sequence genomic sequence TAGCGTTGCTGGGGCCACAAGCGGTGGCACGCGTCCTCGTTGCTTACgtcaaccccccccccacgacacacacacacacctgcaaaCGCTAGCCAGCCTAGAGAGCACACCGCATACACACGAACCCGACTCGAGTTGTACACACCTCACCCTCCACGCTTCGCCCTGCCACCatcccccacctctcctcaACAACACGGCCTGAGCACAGACTGCATCCACCCCGGGCACGAAGGCCGATACCGCTTGtcgccgctctctccttcagtGTATCGTGGGGGACGtgcgccacccccccccctggcGATCGCCCGCTCTGTTTGCCTCATGGCAGACATACACAGCAGGAAGAGCCACCATGACGTGTGCAGGGGCTGTTGTGGACTCTCACTCCGTGCCTCTAAGTGCTGACTACGGTGGTGATGATGGGCCCACTCCCTTCGCCCCGTCTGCACCCTTCCTTTACACCGCATGTGGCAGCACAGCTACGGAGCAGCAGGGACTGTCGCCGTAATCACGCACCGCGGCAGCTCGAGGAGGTTACTTTGCCTCGAGGCAGTGTAACAGTTAAAGGGGGAGAGTAGGTGGAGCTGATGCGCGCGTCTGTCGTGTGAGGTGGGATGAGTGTCTCCTGCCACACACCCGTGCAAGCCACTCGATTCATGTGAATTCGCTGGCCTCACTAGCGACCCTCGCCCATTCATGCATCCTCCtagggtggggggaggggggcggtgaggcgagggagggaaaggaaaggggtgTGACTGACGGCACCGTCTCCCATACCCGACCGACTGTCTTGACCTCCCGCACACCTTcgctctccaccctctccttcaaTACGTACTGcggtgcgcacgcagcacaaTGCGCTTGTACGTATCCGCATTTTTTCGGCTTGCGGTGCTGATGGTCAttgaagcgagagaagaggcgagggaCTGGGGGAGCGATGGGGGAGCCCTGCAGTGCACCTTTATACAGAAGTCGCGTTggttgcgtgtgtgggtgggtgggtgttgtcttctctcgcttctctcacATGCACCAAGTCGCCTCCACgctcaccatcaccactaCCTTCGCCATACTCTCCTGCGCATAACACTTCTACCGGTGTACCCGCGTACAGGCGTGTGCCAGTGGCCATGCTGAATATCAGTGCTGCCGCCCCTGCTCGCAGGCTGCCAGAACAGCCgtgaagaaaacgaaaagcaTATGAACTAGAGAGAGTGCGTGTACACACGTCGGCTCCCGCAACTCTGGATGCTGCCGGTCACACTGTGCTGCGTGACGATGCCGCCTAATCTACCCTACGTCctgctcctctgcctccccctgGTACATCCCCCCTGCtgccccttctctcactAGAGAGAGACGAGTTGCCCTTCCCATTCCCTCGCTCTTCACAGCCCCCTCCCGGATGTGGTGGGTCTGTGTGCGTTGGCCAACAACTCACAACTACaactcctctcccccccctcccttcactcTCTAACTTGTCCTTCGCAACCACTGACTGTCATTATGTCGCTTCTGTAGAGTTGATCTTCCTCCGCTGTCTTGAGCCCCCCCTCACAGCGCAACAACGGGCCACGGAGGAAGGTGATAGCCAGCGCaagcgcatgcgtgtgttCTCCTCAACATGAAGCCGCTCAGTCCAGATGCCACTCTCGGCGAGGTGCCGGACTTCCCGCATGACTTGCAGTCGAACCAGTCAACATACAAGGGACGCTTCCTTCACTTTCTCTCCATGACGGACCCTCGCACCCTCCTCACGTCGCCGACACGGCTAGCGctgagcgaggcgctgcttgAGCGCGTCGATAGCCGTAAAGAGGGTTGGGCCACGGTGAGGGTAGCCGACTACCTCGACGCGCGGCAACGAGTGCAGTGCATTGTCCACCCCGAGTCGAAGAAGCCCATTCTCATGCCGTTCCGGTTCTCCGCGTTTGTGCCCATGAACTTCCTCAACCTCTGTGGGATGCTGGCGCCATCACAGCAGACACCGGCACGGGCCGTGTTCTGGCAGCTCTCGAACCAGACATACAACGTCGGCTTCAACTACTGTAATGCCAGCGGCAAGGAcgggctgccgctgcatgAACTAGCGATGGGCTACGTCGTAGCGACCTGCACGGCGTGCGGCACCTCGTACCAGCTCGGCAAGGTCGCCTCCGCTGTGTCGGCGTCtacatcggcggcggcaatg encodes the following:
- a CDS encoding sre-2/carboxylate carrier-like protein (TriTrypDB/GeneDB-style sysID: LpmP.05.0660), whose protein sequence is MKPLSPDATLGEVPDFPHDLQSNQSTYKGRFLHFLSMTDPRTLLTSPTRLALSEALLERVDSRKEGWATVRVADYLDARQRVQCIVHPESKKPILMPFRFSAFVPMNFLNLCGMLAPSQQTPARAVFWQLSNQTYNVGFNYCNASGKDGLPLHELAMGYVVATCTACGTSYQLGKVASAVSASTSAAAMFLKLIIPYTAVACANMANLGVIRFRDVLCGITVQDTETGEDLNGGKPSAVAGRLAVAQVALSRVMIPVPLMLLPPVLMNFLFHPANGVRFFAQHRARLYVPVNVLTLVSMLCVALPMSVAVFPQRTVVPVSWLEASFRGQTNAAGHAITHVTFNKGL